One genomic segment of Culturomica massiliensis includes these proteins:
- a CDS encoding ABC transporter ATP-binding protein, translating to MNAIIELKDIKRDFVVGDEIVHALRGISFSIQAGEFVTIMGTSGSGKSTLLNLLGCLDTPTTGEYWLDGYSVRQMGKNERAELRNHKIGFVFQSYNLLPKTTAIENVELPLMYNAAVSAKERERRAIEALNAVSLQDRLYHKSNQMSGGQQQRVAIARALVNDPVLILADEATGNLDSRTSFEILTLFQDLHARGRTIVFVTHNPELSAYSSRTIVLKDGHVIQDTRNEHIASAKETLAALPKTDD from the coding sequence ATGAATGCGATTATAGAATTAAAGGATATCAAACGGGATTTTGTTGTAGGAGATGAAATTGTTCACGCTTTGCGCGGAATATCATTTTCCATACAGGCCGGAGAGTTTGTCACGATCATGGGGACAAGCGGTTCGGGAAAGTCTACATTGCTGAATCTTCTGGGATGTCTGGATACTCCGACGACAGGCGAGTATTGGCTGGATGGCTATTCGGTACGGCAGATGGGAAAGAACGAGCGGGCGGAACTGCGGAATCATAAGATCGGTTTTGTTTTTCAATCTTATAATTTGTTACCTAAGACAACAGCCATTGAGAATGTTGAATTGCCGTTGATGTATAATGCGGCTGTTTCAGCCAAAGAGCGGGAACGCCGGGCTATTGAAGCTTTGAATGCTGTTAGTCTGCAGGACCGGCTTTACCATAAATCGAATCAGATGTCGGGGGGACAGCAGCAACGTGTGGCCATTGCCCGGGCTTTGGTTAATGATCCGGTATTGATATTGGCGGATGAGGCAACGGGGAATCTGGATTCCCGTACTTCTTTTGAAATTCTGACGTTGTTTCAGGATTTACATGCCCGTGGGCGTACCATCGTGTTTGTGACACATAATCCGGAGTTATCGGCTTACAGCAGTCGGACCATTGTTCTGAAAGACGGGCATGTGATACAGGATACCCGGAATGAACATATCGCTTCAGCTAAGGAAACATTGGCTGCCCTACCGAAAACGGATGACTGA
- a CDS encoding efflux RND transporter periplasmic adaptor subunit yields MKMKKIVLGIAGVAVIGVVCYFFLGASPGRALSWETTQVKRERISNMVSATGTVEPVTKVDVGTQVSGIVDKIYVDYNSVVKKGQLIAEMDKVTLQAELESQEAQLANAKAEYDYQQKNYARSKVLFEKKLISDTDYESATYNYEKAKSTYDKSKADIVKVRRNLGYAVITSPIDGVVISREVEEGQTVAAGFETPTLFTIAKDLTEMQVIADVDEADIGQVMDGQRVTFSVDAYPNDIFEGVVTQVRLEATVESNVVTYEVVISAPNPDLKLKPGLTATVSIYTLEKNGVLTISPKALKFVPDYQVAEASGVILEPVQVENPALQKTVWVKKGDTLEQKEVRLGTLLTSVVEVVNGLQEGEEVVIGMQTGKPAMGPPQTGETESSPFMPKPPGSDKKNKK; encoded by the coding sequence ATGAAAATGAAAAAGATTGTTTTAGGAATTGCCGGAGTAGCGGTTATCGGAGTTGTCTGCTATTTTTTTCTGGGAGCTTCGCCCGGGAGAGCACTCAGCTGGGAGACAACACAGGTGAAAAGAGAACGTATTTCGAATATGGTCTCTGCAACAGGAACGGTTGAGCCGGTGACGAAAGTCGATGTCGGTACCCAGGTATCCGGAATCGTAGATAAAATTTACGTCGATTACAATAGTGTCGTAAAAAAAGGGCAGTTGATAGCAGAAATGGATAAAGTGACTTTACAGGCCGAACTGGAATCACAGGAGGCTCAATTGGCGAATGCCAAGGCCGAATATGATTATCAGCAGAAAAATTATGCCCGGAGCAAGGTACTTTTTGAGAAAAAACTGATCAGTGATACCGATTACGAGAGTGCGACCTATAATTACGAAAAAGCGAAAAGCACTTATGACAAATCCAAAGCAGATATTGTAAAGGTAAGGCGTAATCTGGGGTATGCTGTGATAACCAGTCCGATTGACGGTGTCGTGATCAGCCGGGAAGTGGAAGAAGGACAGACGGTTGCTGCCGGTTTCGAAACACCGACTTTGTTCACAATTGCTAAAGATTTGACGGAGATGCAGGTAATTGCGGATGTAGATGAGGCCGATATCGGTCAGGTGATGGACGGACAGCGGGTGACATTCTCTGTAGATGCCTATCCGAACGATATTTTTGAGGGAGTGGTAACTCAGGTACGCCTGGAAGCGACTGTCGAGTCGAACGTCGTGACTTATGAAGTCGTTATCAGCGCACCGAATCCCGATCTAAAGCTGAAGCCGGGATTGACGGCGACGGTATCTATTTATACCCTGGAAAAGAACGGTGTGCTGACAATTTCTCCGAAGGCCCTGAAGTTTGTCCCCGATTATCAGGTTGCTGAAGCAAGCGGAGTTATTTTGGAACCGGTACAGGTAGAAAATCCGGCATTGCAAAAAACGGTGTGGGTGAAGAAAGGAGATACGTTGGAACAGAAAGAGGTTCGGTTAGGTACTTTGTTGACCTCTGTTGTGGAGGTGGTAAACGGCTTGCAGGAAGGAGAGGAGGTCGTGATCGGGATGCAAACGGGTAAACCGGCTATGGGGCCTCCGCAAACCGGAGAAACCGAATCCAGTCCGTTTATGCCTAAACCGCCGGGAAGCGATAAGAAAAATAAAAAGTAA
- a CDS encoding TolC family protein, whose translation MKGVITSIMIWLAFSPVGVKAQDKPEEWNLSRCIRYAREQNIQVKKSKISLEENREQYLKSKAQLFPSLSFSSSHNWVNRPKSVEADENSYSGNYGFSSSVALYQGGQLRKQVRQQELQNQIQELYIREAENNIEIAITESFLQVLYAMESVGINKNTEEVSRQQCERARQLYTAGSISKSDLAQLESQYSTDKYQTVAARATLEENRLSLKQLLELNIMDDIRLNIPSLSESDVLKLLPSKQEVYTAALDFMPEIAGSRLSVVSAQSDVAIAKAGYLPSLNLTAGIGTSHVSGSGYSFSDQLRHNFNESVGVTLSVPIAGNRKNKSAVKLAQLSVENAELDYLNSQKELLKTVETVYLDALSSQNRYKAAMESVKAAMQSYSLVEEQFNLGMKNTVELLTEKNNLLAAQQELVQAKYMAVLNLQLLNFYQGKGIQLN comes from the coding sequence ATGAAAGGGGTTATAACTTCGATAATGATTTGGCTGGCATTTTCCCCTGTAGGGGTAAAAGCCCAGGATAAACCGGAAGAGTGGAATTTGTCAAGGTGTATCCGATATGCCCGCGAGCAAAATATCCAGGTGAAGAAAAGCAAAATCTCTTTGGAGGAGAACCGGGAGCAGTATTTGAAAAGTAAAGCACAATTATTCCCTTCTCTTTCCTTCTCAAGTTCGCACAATTGGGTAAATCGTCCGAAGTCCGTGGAGGCTGACGAGAACAGTTATAGTGGAAATTACGGATTCAGTTCTTCCGTTGCCTTGTATCAGGGAGGACAATTACGAAAACAGGTTCGTCAGCAGGAATTACAGAATCAGATACAGGAACTGTATATCCGGGAAGCTGAAAACAATATAGAGATCGCAATCACGGAAAGTTTCTTGCAGGTATTATATGCGATGGAATCAGTCGGAATCAATAAAAACACCGAAGAAGTTTCCAGACAACAGTGTGAGCGTGCCCGGCAGTTGTATACGGCCGGTTCGATTTCGAAAAGCGATTTGGCCCAACTGGAATCCCAGTACAGCACCGATAAGTATCAAACGGTGGCGGCCCGGGCGACTTTAGAGGAAAACAGGTTGTCTTTAAAGCAATTGCTTGAATTGAATATAATGGACGATATCCGTTTGAATATTCCTTCTCTGTCGGAGAGCGATGTATTGAAACTATTACCGTCGAAACAAGAGGTATATACGGCGGCATTGGATTTTATGCCGGAAATTGCGGGGAGCCGTTTGTCGGTAGTGTCAGCACAGAGCGATGTTGCTATTGCAAAGGCCGGTTATCTTCCTTCTTTGAATTTGACGGCAGGTATAGGTACAAGTCATGTTTCCGGTTCCGGTTACTCTTTTTCAGATCAGTTAAGGCATAATTTCAACGAGAGTGTAGGAGTTACTCTGAGCGTACCCATTGCCGGTAACCGTAAGAACAAATCGGCAGTAAAACTGGCTCAATTGAGTGTCGAAAATGCAGAATTGGATTATTTAAATTCCCAAAAGGAGTTGTTGAAAACCGTTGAGACGGTGTATTTGGATGCCCTGTCTTCGCAAAATCGTTATAAAGCTGCCATGGAAAGCGTAAAGGCTGCCATGCAGAGTTATAGCCTGGTGGAAGAACAGTTTAATCTCGGCATGAAAAATACGGTAGAATTGTTGACTGAAAAAAATAATTTGCTGGCAGCACAACAAGAATTGGTACAAGCCAAATATATGGCTGTATTGAATTTACAATTGCTGAATTTTTACCAGGGAAAAGGGATACAGTTGAATTAA
- a CDS encoding L-threonylcarbamoyladenylate synthase translates to MLIKLFEDNPNERDILKIVSLLRKGGIIIYPTDTVYAIGCDINNVKAVQRIAALKGIKPEKASFSMICRDLSNIATYAKVSDEVFKIMKRCLPGPFTFILNATTKLPNVLMNRRKTIGIRIPANYIAMAIVEELGNPLLTTSVHDDDEIVEYTTDPELIHEKYCRSVDLVIDGGYGHNVASTVVDCTGDEPEIIRQGIGEL, encoded by the coding sequence ATGCTGATTAAATTATTTGAAGATAATCCCAATGAAAGGGATATCCTCAAAATTGTAAGTCTGCTGCGAAAAGGCGGAATCATTATTTATCCGACGGACACTGTATATGCTATCGGGTGTGATATCAATAACGTAAAAGCTGTCCAGCGGATTGCTGCATTGAAGGGGATAAAGCCGGAAAAAGCCAGTTTTTCGATGATATGCCGGGATTTGAGTAATATTGCGACCTATGCTAAGGTGAGCGATGAGGTTTTCAAAATAATGAAACGTTGCCTTCCCGGGCCTTTTACATTTATATTGAATGCGACGACAAAGCTGCCTAATGTTCTGATGAATCGCAGAAAAACGATTGGAATCAGAATTCCGGCCAATTATATCGCAATGGCTATTGTGGAGGAATTGGGTAATCCTTTGCTTACGACTTCGGTGCATGATGATGACGAAATTGTCGAATATACGACAGATCCGGAATTGATTCACGAGAAATATTGCAGATCGGTCGATTTGGTTATCGATGGCGGCTATGGGCATAATGTAGCTTCTACAGTTGTGGATTGTACGGGAGATGAGCCGGAAATTATCCGGCAGGGGATCGGAGAGTTGTAA
- the fsa gene encoding fructose-6-phosphate aldolase, whose translation MKFFIDTANLDQIREANELGVLDGVTTNPSLMAKEGIKGEENCKKHYVEICKIVNGDVSAEVIATDYEGMIKEGEELAALHPNIVVKVPCIADGIRAIKYFTGKGIRTNCTLVFSPGQALLAAKAGATYVSPFVGRLDDIASDGVELVVKIVDMYGYYGFKTQVLAASIRSTQHIIQCMEAGADVATCPLAAIKGLLKHPLTDSGLAKFLEDYQKVNS comes from the coding sequence ATGAAATTTTTTATAGATACAGCAAACTTAGATCAAATCCGGGAAGCAAACGAGCTTGGAGTTTTAGACGGTGTTACAACAAATCCTTCTTTAATGGCGAAAGAGGGTATTAAAGGAGAGGAAAACTGCAAAAAGCATTATGTCGAAATTTGCAAGATTGTCAATGGAGATGTAAGTGCAGAGGTGATCGCTACCGATTATGAGGGAATGATTAAAGAGGGAGAGGAATTGGCTGCTTTGCATCCGAATATAGTTGTAAAAGTTCCCTGTATTGCAGACGGAATCCGGGCCATTAAATATTTTACCGGAAAAGGGATCCGTACCAACTGTACGTTGGTATTTTCTCCGGGACAGGCATTGTTGGCTGCGAAAGCCGGTGCAACTTATGTTTCTCCTTTTGTAGGGCGTTTGGATGATATTGCCAGTGATGGCGTTGAGTTAGTGGTGAAGATTGTAGATATGTATGGTTATTATGGATTTAAAACGCAGGTGTTGGCTGCTTCGATACGGTCAACGCAGCATATCATTCAATGTATGGAAGCCGGAGCAGATGTTGCTACTTGCCCGTTAGCAGCAATCAAGGGATTGTTAAAGCATCCCTTGACAGATAGTGGTTTGGCAAAGTTTTTGGAGGACTATCAGAAAGTAAATTCATAA
- a CDS encoding VOC family protein, with protein MEIKSRFDHFNFNVLDLDKSIAFYNKALGLKEIRRKVAADGSFILVYLGDGETGFSLELTWLKDRKEPYDLGEGEYHLCLRVAGDYEQVRAYHREMGCICYENVQMGLYFICDPDGYWIEILPQK; from the coding sequence ATGGAAATCAAGAGCAGGTTTGATCATTTCAATTTTAATGTATTGGATTTGGACAAAAGTATTGCCTTTTATAATAAGGCTTTGGGATTGAAAGAAATACGTCGTAAAGTGGCGGCAGACGGTTCTTTTATATTGGTATATCTGGGGGATGGGGAGACCGGTTTTTCGTTGGAATTGACATGGCTTAAAGATCGTAAAGAACCTTATGATTTGGGAGAAGGAGAATATCATCTGTGTCTTCGGGTAGCCGGAGATTATGAGCAGGTACGTGCTTATCACAGGGAGATGGGATGTATCTGTTATGAAAATGTGCAGATGGGGTTGTATTTTATCTGTGATCCGGATGGCTATTGGATTGAAATATTACCTCAGAAGTAG
- a CDS encoding MBL fold metallo-hydrolase, translating to MKLIYVYHSGFILENDNIVVVIDYYKDSGWKGKEGTVHEYLRNTEKRMYILASHAHPDHFNPEIFGWSEKKNLRYILSSDIRKGNKEWEDDVVWLDKGETWQDDFLRIKAYGSTDVGISFLLHTEGKRIFHAGDLNNWHWREESTEQEVEEAEKAFLREVAVLAKDADFLDLAMFPVDPRLGADYMSGAKQFIDRIPVRKFVPMHFWERYAKANAFREYAENHGTEFIVLTHPGMSVEF from the coding sequence ATGAAGCTTATTTATGTATACCACAGTGGTTTTATACTCGAGAATGACAATATCGTCGTTGTGATCGATTATTATAAAGACAGCGGTTGGAAGGGAAAAGAGGGAACTGTTCATGAATATTTGAGGAATACGGAGAAAAGAATGTATATACTCGCTTCCCACGCACACCCCGATCATTTTAATCCGGAGATATTCGGTTGGTCGGAGAAGAAAAATCTTCGTTATATCCTTTCTTCGGACATACGAAAAGGAAATAAAGAGTGGGAAGATGATGTGGTTTGGTTGGATAAGGGAGAAACATGGCAGGATGATTTCTTACGGATTAAAGCATATGGATCGACGGATGTCGGCATTTCTTTTTTATTGCATACAGAGGGGAAGCGTATATTTCATGCCGGAGATTTGAATAACTGGCATTGGAGAGAGGAATCTACCGAACAGGAAGTGGAAGAAGCGGAAAAAGCTTTTTTGCGGGAAGTGGCTGTTTTGGCAAAGGATGCCGATTTTTTGGATTTGGCGATGTTTCCGGTTGATCCTCGTTTGGGAGCGGATTATATGTCAGGCGCAAAACAGTTTATAGATCGTATTCCGGTCCGGAAATTTGTTCCGATGCATTTTTGGGAAAGGTATGCGAAAGCAAATGCTTTTCGGGAATATGCGGAGAATCATGGAACGGAATTCATTGTATTGACACATCCCGGCATGTCGGTTGAATTTTAA
- a CDS encoding lytic transglycosylase domain-containing protein: protein MRLLVWIVFLCVCKIAGGQELVSVEDSSMLKSEGQLTDSIQPSFIQTIDNYYLQWLQNQKKTDTYVDSAYIAEMLKTVPEFPDSLYLLRLDSLNPAINLSYNNIVRNFIDLYTVRKRMQVATMLGASEYYFPIFEEALAANCMPLELKYLPVIESALNPVARSRAGACGLWQFMYPTGKMYKLEINSFIDERFDPVKSTQAAVRYLNDLYSIYEDWILVIAAYNCGPGNVNKAIRRSGGKKNYWDIYYHLPKETRGYVPAFIAAIYAFNYSKEHNIYPIESTLPPICDTIVVEDALHFDQICKNMDISVEELRDVNPQYTKDIIPAGLGKSYVLKMPYNYVGNFIDNQDTIFAYKRNVYFDNSDRTANPNDRFKRYAHVASVTGDKARLVYTVRSGDVPGAIAAKFNVRLADLKYWNNLNRRLTIRVGQKLVVYVPNSKVGKYKDKASYRGKVTNETDVPKVETIDGEFVYYTVKKGENLWTIAKKYPGVTNRDIMRWNGISENDVKDIRPGQKLKIKI, encoded by the coding sequence ATGCGTTTGTTGGTTTGGATTGTATTTTTATGTGTATGTAAGATTGCCGGAGGTCAGGAGCTTGTGTCGGTAGAGGATAGTAGTATGTTGAAGTCCGAAGGGCAGTTGACGGATAGTATTCAGCCTTCTTTTATTCAGACGATCGATAATTACTATCTTCAATGGTTGCAAAACCAGAAGAAAACAGATACTTATGTCGATTCGGCCTATATTGCAGAGATGTTGAAAACCGTTCCGGAATTCCCGGATTCTCTTTATCTGTTGCGGTTGGATTCCCTGAATCCTGCTATAAATTTGTCTTATAATAATATTGTCCGGAATTTTATCGATTTGTATACGGTACGGAAACGGATGCAGGTAGCGACGATGCTGGGGGCAAGTGAATATTATTTCCCGATTTTCGAAGAAGCTTTGGCGGCTAACTGTATGCCTTTGGAATTGAAATATCTACCGGTAATCGAAAGTGCCTTGAATCCGGTTGCCCGCTCCCGGGCCGGGGCTTGCGGATTATGGCAGTTTATGTATCCGACAGGGAAGATGTATAAACTGGAAATCAACTCGTTTATCGATGAACGTTTCGATCCGGTGAAATCGACACAGGCAGCTGTACGTTATTTGAACGATTTGTACAGCATATATGAAGACTGGATACTGGTGATAGCTGCTTATAATTGCGGTCCTGGAAATGTCAACAAGGCCATCCGGCGTTCCGGCGGGAAAAAGAATTATTGGGATATATATTACCATTTGCCGAAGGAGACCCGCGGATATGTACCTGCATTTATTGCAGCAATATACGCTTTCAATTACAGCAAGGAACATAATATTTATCCGATAGAGAGTACTTTACCTCCGATTTGTGATACGATTGTGGTTGAGGACGCCCTTCATTTTGACCAGATATGTAAGAATATGGATATTTCAGTGGAAGAGTTACGTGATGTAAATCCACAATATACTAAAGATATTATTCCGGCCGGGTTAGGAAAGTCGTATGTTTTGAAAATGCCTTATAATTATGTCGGTAATTTTATCGATAATCAGGATACGATTTTTGCCTATAAGCGCAATGTGTATTTTGACAATAGCGACCGGACGGCTAATCCGAACGACCGTTTTAAACGTTATGCCCATGTTGCGAGTGTGACGGGGGATAAAGCCCGGTTGGTTTATACCGTTAGGAGCGGGGATGTCCCGGGAGCGATTGCTGCTAAATTCAATGTTCGTCTGGCTGATTTGAAATATTGGAATAACCTGAACAGACGTTTGACGATCCGGGTTGGTCAGAAGCTGGTGGTATATGTACCTAACAGTAAAGTCGGGAAGTATAAAGATAAGGCCAGCTATAGAGGGAAAGTGACGAATGAAACGGACGTTCCGAAGGTGGAAACAATAGACGGCGAATTTGTATATTATACTGTTAAAAAAGGAGAGAATCTTTGGACGATAGCCAAAAAATATCCGGGAGTGACAAACCGGGATATTATGCGTTGGAACGGAATCAGTGAGAACGACGTTAAAGATATAAGGCCGGGCCAGAAACTGAAGATAAAAATTTAA
- a CDS encoding DUF5683 domain-containing protein translates to MRAFLIVISVLLACVSVRAQNVESSADTATVVTTDTLIVAEKITKKPHSPKKATYMALALPGSGQIYNGQWWKVPILYGGIGATVYGISWNTKQFKKYKNAFVDYTVYLEEKAKDPNTPYPENPSWDKVYVGGDVENFTPQQQSNFKRQLQNKKDNFKRNRDLLYITMGAIYALQIIDACVFAHFYDFEIDDDLSLNIQPSSFYSPSSGGMVGLTLTLTF, encoded by the coding sequence GTGAGAGCATTTTTAATAGTCATATCGGTATTGTTGGCATGTGTCAGTGTCCGGGCTCAAAATGTGGAAAGCAGTGCGGATACGGCGACCGTAGTAACGACAGATACACTTATTGTTGCTGAAAAAATTACCAAAAAGCCGCATTCTCCCAAAAAAGCGACCTATATGGCTTTGGCCCTTCCGGGGTCCGGACAGATTTATAACGGACAGTGGTGGAAAGTACCTATTCTGTATGGTGGTATCGGAGCTACGGTATATGGTATCAGTTGGAATACCAAGCAATTTAAGAAATATAAGAATGCTTTTGTGGACTATACCGTTTATTTGGAAGAGAAAGCCAAAGATCCCAATACTCCTTATCCTGAAAATCCATCTTGGGATAAGGTATATGTCGGAGGAGATGTTGAGAATTTTACACCTCAGCAGCAGTCTAATTTTAAGCGTCAGTTACAGAATAAGAAAGATAATTTCAAACGTAACCGGGATTTGCTTTACATTACAATGGGAGCAATCTATGCTTTGCAAATTATCGATGCCTGTGTTTTTGCTCATTTTTATGATTTTGAAATAGACGACGATCTTTCGTTGAATATACAACCTTCTTCTTTTTACAGTCCTTCTTCGGGTGGAATGGTAGGACTGACTTTAACCTTAACTTTTTAA